A section of the Amblyomma americanum isolate KBUSLIRL-KWMA chromosome 2, ASM5285725v1, whole genome shotgun sequence genome encodes:
- the LOC144121530 gene encoding uncharacterized protein LOC144121530, with protein MEGAPDASDVRPVDPAITRRPQKVRFTLPDGTVVSPQKMELVQAAGQAQLGSVALGGKRAAQEDDCHFSVLGVKPQAVIRGSFPMRSFKRRRSIDAAPTVLDAGSDASLAAGDASSGAVQPPTGSCCCSEESGATQCPQSPADGVFDEILPVAEGRC; from the exons ATGGAGGGCGCGCCAGATGCCAGCGATGTTCGCCCCGTGGATCCCGCCATCACCCGAAGGCCCCAGAAAGTGCGCTTCACGCTTCCCGACGGGACCGTCGTCTCTCCCCAGAAAATGGAGCTGGTCCAGGCTGCAGGCCAGGCGCAGTTGGGCAGCGTAGCCCTCGGCGGAAAGCGCGCCGCCCAGGAGGACGACTGTCATTTTTCAGTCCTCGGAGTGAAACCCCAGGCGGTCATCAGGGGTA GCTTTCCCATGAGAAGTTTCAAGCGCCGCCGTTCCATCGATGCCGCACCTACGGTCTTGGATGCCGGAAGCGATGCTTCACTGGCGGCCGGCGATGCCTCGAGTGGAGCTGTTCAGCCGCCCACTGGATCCTGCTGCTGCAGCGAGGAGAGCGGTGCCACACAGTGTCCTCAGTCGCCCGCTGACGGGGTATTCGACGAGATTCTGCCCGTTGCGGAAGGCCGCTGCTGA
- the LOC144121529 gene encoding tissue alpha-L-fucosidase-like, which translates to MRLLLASPSLLIVEFALLVSSSSRYTPDWPSLDTRPLPPWFDEAKIGIFLHWGVFSVPSFGSEWFWHNWHEGQPAYVEFMRLNYRPGFTYPDFAPQFTAEFFDPDHWADIFAKSGARYVVLTGKHHEGFTLWPSNVSWNWNAQDVGPHRDLVGDLADAVRRKGGLRFGVYHSMMDWYHPLYLADKASGFQSALFPPAKALPELVEIVERYRPDIVWSDGEWEAPETYWNSTSFLAWLYNDSPVRDTVVVNDRWGKGVRCKHGDFFNCDDQFNPGVLQTHKWENCLPVDKGSWGYRRDASLSDYRTVGELLDILASTVSCNGNLLINVGPTKDGVIHPAFEERLSQLGTWLGVNGEAVYGSRPWKHQNDSATPHIWYTANDSTVYVFVMRWPRNEVLYLESLEVSSSAKITMLGLHSEGPFEWTPARSVGNNINRRTARRGTTVTFPKLTPDKLPTPWAWVLKVEGAL; encoded by the exons ATGCGTCTTCTGTTGGCGTCGCCGTCTCTCCTCATTGTGGAGTTTGCACTGCTGGTGAGCTCGTCTTCCCGCTACACTCCTGACTGGCCGTCGCTGGACACTCGCCCGCTGCCGCCGTGGTTCGACGAGGCCAAGATCGGCATCTTCCTGCATTGGGGCGTATTCTCGGTGCCGAGTTTCGGGAGCGAATGGTTCTGGCACAACTGGCACGAGGGTCAGCCCGCCTACGTCGAGTTCATGAGGCTCAACTACAGGCCCGGCTTCACGTATCCGGACTTCGCGCCGCAGTTCACGGCCGAGTTCTTCGACCCCGACCACTGGGCCGACATCTTTGCCAA GTCAGGAGCGCGGTACGTGGTGCTGACTGGGAAGCACCACGAGGGGTTCACTTTGTGGCCCTCGAACGTCTCGTGGAACTGGAATGCCCAAGATGTGGGTCCCCACCGGGACCTGGTGGGGGACCTGGCCGATGCAGTTCGGCGCAAAGGAGGGTTGCGGTTCGGCGTGTACCACTCCATGATGGACTGGTACCACCCTCTCTACCTGGCCGACAAGGCTTCCGGATTCCAAAGCGCTCTTTTTCCCCCAGCCAAGGCTTTGCCAGAACTGGTGGAGATTGTGGAGAG GTATCGTCCGGATATAGTGTGGTCTGACGGCGAATGGGAAGCTCCGGAAACCTACTGGAACAGCACTTCTTTCCTGGCGTGGCTGTACAACGACAGTCCCGTCCGCGACACCGTGGTGGTCAACGACCGCTGGGGCAAGGGCGTGCGGTGCAAACACGGCGACTTCTTCAACTGCGACGACCAGTTCAACCCGGGCGTGCTGCAGACCCACAAATGGGAGAACTGTCTGCCCGTCGACAAGGGCTCCTGGGGCTACAGACGCGACGCCAGCCTCTCGGACTACCGCACCGTCGGCGAGCTGTTGGACATCCTCGCCAGTACGGTGAGCTGCAACGGAAACCTGCTCATCAACGTCGGTCCGACCAAGGACGGCGTCATCCATCCGGCATTCGAAGAGCGCCTCTCGCAGCTTGGTACTTGGCTGGGTGTGAACGGCGAGGCCGTGTACGGTTCGAGGCCCTGGAAGCATCAAAATGACTCAGCCACCCCGCACATCTGGTATACGGCAAATGACAGCACAGTGTACGTGTTCGTGATGAGATGGCCGAGGAACGAGGTGCTGTACTTGGAGTCGCTGGAAGTGTCTTCTTCGGCAAAAATTACGATGCTCGGTCTGCACAGCGAAGGACCGTTTGAGTGGACGCCGGCTCGTTCAGTTGGAAACAACATAAACAGGAGGACTGCCAGAAGGGGCACGACAGTGACCTTCCCCAAGCTGACTCCAGACAAGCTGCCCACTCCTTGGGCCTGGGTACTGAAGGTTGAAGGTGCCTTGTAA